One Brassica napus cultivar Da-Ae chromosome A5, Da-Ae, whole genome shotgun sequence DNA window includes the following coding sequences:
- the LOC106452877 gene encoding transcriptional adapter ADA2a-like translates to MGRSKLASRPATEDANPGKSKRKKLSSGTENAPGPSISIGGEAGNERKPGLYCCNYCDKDLSGLVRLKCAVCVDFDLCVECFYVGVELNRHKSSHPYRVMDNLSFPLVSSDWNADEEILLLEAIATYGFGNWKEVANYVGSKTQTECVDHFNSAYMQSPCFPLPDLSRTNGKSKDELLAMSKEHAVKKESPPLVNLSPKEELPMSVEIKEEASGKDDSVDQPLPILAGVKKKANAPPQTQDTIKLEAAKQLSERSVGEKKPRLPGEKVPFVTELYGYNLKRQEFEIEHDNDAEQLLSDMEFKDCDTDAEREQKLQVLHIYSKRLDERKRRKEFVLERNLLYPDQFELSLSAEEKQIYNKCKVFARFHSKEEHKELIQKVIEEHRILKRIQDLQEARAAGCTTTTEANRFIEEKRKKEAEENLVRLNHGGPGSVAGKALKSPRGLQRNLQPFGSESLSKATLPIICSSLDNWDVSGLLGADLLSETEKEMCNEMRILPAHYFKMLETLTSEIKKGKIKKKSDAYSFFRVEPSKVDRVYDLLIQKGIGESS, encoded by the exons ATGGGTCGCTCGAAACTAGCGTCTCGTCCTGCTACTGAAGACGCGAATCCTGG AAAATCTAAAAGGAAAAAGTTATCCTCTGGTACTGAGAATGCACCAGGGCCTTCGATTTCGATCG GAGGTGAAGCTGGGAATGAGAGGAAGCCTGGTCTTTACTGTTGTAACTACTGCGATAAAGATCTCTCTGGTTTGGTTCGTCTCAAATGTGCTGTTTGTGTTGACTTTGACCTTTGTGTTGAATGCTTTTATGTTGGTGTTGAGCTTAACCGTCACAAGAGCAGTCACCCGTATCGTGTGATG GACAATTTGTCTTTTCCGCTTGTTTCTTCTGATTGGAATGCGGATGAAGAGATACTCCTTCTTGAG GCCATTGCTACTTACGGGTTTGGGAACTGGAAAGAAGTTGCAAACTATGTTGGCAGTAAGACACAGACCGAGTGTGTTGATCACTTCAACTCTGCTTACATGCAGTCACCTTGCTTTCCCCTTCCG GACTTGTCTCGTACAAATGGAAAGAGCAAAGATGAGCTTCTCGCTATGAGTAAAGAGCATGCTGTGAAAAAAG AATCACCTCCACTCGTGAACCTATCTCCAAAAGAAGAGCTGCCAATGTCAGTTGAAATCAA GGAAGAAGCTTCAGGGAAGGATGATTCAGTAGATCAACCTTTGCCTATCTTAGCTGGAG TCAAGAAGAAAGCCAATGcaccaccacagactcaggaCACCATCAAGTTGGAAG CTGCAAAACAACTATCTGAGAGGAGTGTGGGGGAGAAGAAACCGAGACTCCCCGGAGAGAAAGTTCCATTTGTAACGGAGTTATATGGCTACAACTTAAAGCGGCAAGAGTTTGAGATCGAACACGACAACGATGCTGAGCAGCTACTCTCTGACATGGAGTTTAAGGATTGTGACACGGATGCTGAGCGTGAGCAGAAGCTGCAGGTTCTTCATATTTACTCGAAAAG GCTTGATGAGAGGAAACGGAGGAAGGAGTTCGTTCTGGAAAGGAACTTACTATACCCTGATCAGTTTGAGCTGAGCCTTTCAGCAGAGGAGAAACAAATCTACAACAAGTGCAAGGTCTTTGCGCGGTTCCACTCCAAAGAAGAGCACAAGGAACTGATTCAAAAAGTCATTGAGGAGCACCGGATTCTCAAAAGAATCCAGGATCTTCAG GAAGCAAGAGCTGCTGGTTGTACGACAACTACAGAAGCAAATAGATTtatagaagagaagagaaagaaggaagCTGAGGAAAATTTGGTGAGACTAAACCATGGTGGACCAGGCAGTGTAGCCGGTAAAGCACTAAAGAGTCCCAGAGGGTTACAAAGAAACTTACAGCCCTTTGGTTCTGAGTCGCTGTCAAAGGCCACGCTTCCAATAATATGTAGCTCGCTGGACAATTGGGATGTCAGTGGTCTCCTTGGGGCTGACTTACTCTCTGAGACC GAAAAGGAGATGTGCAACGAGATGAGAATACTGCCTGCACACTATTTCAAAATGCTGGAAACCTTAACAAGCGAGATAAAGAAAGGGAAGATAAAGAAGAAGTCTGATGCTTATAGCTTCTTCAGGGTAGAGCCGAGTAAAGTAGACAGAGTGTATGATTTGCTGATTCAGAAGGGAATAGGCGAATCATCATGA
- the LOC106452878 gene encoding uncharacterized protein LOC106452878: MKDFVIDDVGNADSIMDSDDDDCRRFMVNAVTKHHTPTMFQETDVSVISLDDDDDGDLKIDEDYKLLLDDNSLVPPFEDDSNESETRRLRFNMVTDDANRSKRKLAELDAARDVPLASNMSEESTEDDEALWDVPLLRTLDVIKRDNEARKLAESTSWDVPLVRALEVIQRDDKARRMSETLWDVPLVRAQEVIQRGNKARRFLESKVDDTLRDVPLVRTKEVKRVHRVTEPSMTQSNKRVCVGTRKKNVEEVVDKDYRSYLTWLVDSFKHPTTVVPEKDLSAKVKVEIESWSSDDDDDDVIEVSDTPFTDGESTPFVVSKSKEVIDLEKDDSTDDESFGSCVFRKELIDVLEKPYDEGELLLLSSQASMKKPVSRCRELRKGRESSYETSELGQSYLEKVCDFDEEYKRVDGDDKARLELLRGFFFYLENISLPGAFKPWLPENMKKMGQRKQSLQP, encoded by the coding sequence ATGAAAGACTTTGTGATTGATGATGTTGGTAATGCAGACTCCATAATGgatagtgatgatgatgattgcaGAAGGTTTATGGTGAATGCAGTTACTAAGCATCACACTCCAACCATGTTTCAAGAAACTGATGTTTCAGTTATTTCTcttgacgatgatgatgatggtgatctCAAGATTGATGAGGACTACAAGTTGTTACTTGATGATAACAGTTTAGTCCCTCCCTTTGAAGACGACAGTAACGAATCTGAAACGCGTAGACTCAGATTCAACATGGTTACTGATGATGCAAACAGATCTAAGAGGAAGTTAGCCGAGTTAGACGCTGCAAGGGATGTTCCTTTAGCTAGTAACATGTCAGAAGAGTCAACAGAGGATGATGAGGCTTTATGGGATGTTCCATTGCTTAGAACCCTAGACGTCATCAAACGTGACAACGAAGCTAGGAAACTGGCGGAGTCAACTTCATGGGATGTTCCATTGGTTAGAGCCCTAGAAGTCATACAAAGAGACGACAAAGCTAGGAGAATGTCAGAGACTTTATGGGATGTTCCCTTGGTTAGAGCCCAAGAAGTCATCCAACGAGGCAACAAAGCTAGGAGATTTCTAGAGTCAAAGGTTGATGACACTTTACGTGATGTTCCATTGGTAAGAACCAAAGAAGTGAAGCGAGTACATAGAGTTACAGAGCCTTCAATGACACAAAGCAACAAAAGAGTTTGTGTAGGGACAAGGAAGAAGAATGTGGAAGAAGTTGTGGATAAGGACTACAGGAGTTACCTCACATGGCTTGTAGACTCCTTTAAACATCCCACAACCGTTGTCCCTGAAAAGGATCTATCAGCAAAAGTAAAGGTTGAGATTGAGTCTTGgtcttctgatgatgatgatgatgatgtaatTGAGGTTAGTGATACTCCATTCACAGATGGAGAGAGTACACCTTTTGTGGTGTCCAAGAGCAAGGAAGTGATTGATCTTGAGAAAGATGATAGTACAGATGATGAAAGTTTTGGTAGTTGTGTGTTTAGAAAGGAGCTAATAGATGTTCTTGAGAAACCATACGATGAAGGAGagctgttgttgttgtctaGTCAGGCATCAATGAAGAAACCAGTGAGTAGATGTAGAGAGCTGAGAAAGGGAAGAGAGAGTAGCTATGAGACTTCTGAGCTGGGACAGTCTTATCTCGAGAAGGTCTGTGATTTCGATGAAGAATACAAGCGTGTGGATGGTGATGATAAGGCGAGGTTGGAGTTGCTGCGTGGGTTTTTCTTTTACTTGGAGAATATTTCTCTTCCTGGTGCTTTCAAGCCTTGGTTACCAGAGAACATGAAGAAGATGGGACAAAGAAAGCAATCTTTGCAACCATAA
- the LOC106452879 gene encoding nitrile-specifier protein 5 — translation MASTPMEGKWVQLKQKGTGPGERSSHAIALVGNKVYAFGGEFQPRVPVDNHLHVFDLSTLTWSIQEASGEAPPPRVGVAMAAVGPIIYFFGGRDENHQELNELYSFNTSTNEWKLLSLGETGPENRSYHSIATDSQNVYVFGGCGVDGRLNDLWAYNVVDGKWIKFPSPGEGCKGRGGPGLEVVEGRIWVVYGFTGDEADDVHCFDIAKGEWREVETKGEKPSARSVFSTAVVGKQIVIFGGEVDPSDLGHMGAGCFTAEAYGLDTETLEWRKWEDGFGTEEHPGPRGWCAFAAGSRDGKEGLLVYGGNSPSNDRLGDIFFFTPESY, via the exons ATGGCATCGACTCCAATGGAAGGCAAATGGGTTCAG CTGAAACAGAAAGGAACCGGACCAGGAGAAAGAAGCTCTCACGCCATAGCCCTCGTTGGCAACAAAGTCTACGCCTTCGGCGGCGAGTTCCAACCCCGTGTCCCCGTTGACAACCACCTCCACGTCTTCGACCTCAGCACTTTAACATGGTCCATCCAAGAAGCTTCAGGGGAGGCTCCTCCTCCTAGAGTAGGCGTAGCCATGGCTGCAGTAGGACCCATCATCTACTTCTTCGGCGGCCGGGACGAGAATCATCAGGAGCTCAACGAGCTTTACTCTTTCAACACTTCCACCAACGAGTGGAAGCTTCTCTCCTTAGGGGAGACAGGTCCTGAGAACCGAAGCTACCACTCCATAGCTACAGATTCTCAGAACGTGTATGTGTTTGGTGGGTGCGGAGTTGATGGCCGTCTGAACGATCTTTGGGCGTACAACGTTGTTGATGGGAAGTGGATTAAGTTCCCGTCTCCGGGGGAGGGATGTAAAGGAAGAGGAGGTCCAGGGCTAGAGGTGGTCGAAGGGAGGATATGGGTTGTGTATGGATTCACAGGAGATGAAGCGGACGATGTTCACTGCTTCGACATAGCTAAAGGAGAATGGAGAGAAGTCGAGACAAAGGGGGAGAAACCGTCTGCGAGAAGTGTGTTTTCCACTGCTGTTGTTGGGAAACAGATTGTGATATTCGGAGGAGAGGTTGATCCTAGCGACTTAGGACACATGGGAGCAGGGTGTTTCACGGCTGAGGCTTATGGGCTTGATACAGAGACGTTGGAGTGGAGGAAGTGGGAGGATGGGTTTGGGACAGAGGAGCATCCGGGGCCTAGAGGATGGTGTGCGTTTGCAGCTGGGTCGAGGGATGGTAAGGAAGGTTTGTTGGTTTATGGAGGGAACTCGCCGAGTAATGATAGGCTTGGtgatatcttcttcttcactccaGAATCTTACTAA
- the LOC106452881 gene encoding protein ACTIVITY OF BC1 COMPLEX KINASE 7, chloroplastic: MAALLASQSCCYVSETARTTKAIGFSSSLENTFTVESTHSFGTKSKRFRVEMRQSETPSKPGINGRSVKMVPASEVVKRKNGMNNVNKVNGSAGKVVNGASLVNMNGAASSSTLVKPPKQKPESFLPPPVEGVRVLPSDEGFSWADENYSSFQRSVDVWSFVLALRIRVLFDNAKWAYIGGFTEEKQKSRRRETASWLRESVLQLGPTFIKLGQLSSTRSDLFPREFVDELSKLQDRVPAFSPEKARRFIEAELGAPISVMYKEFEDQPIAAASLGQVHRAVLHNGEKVVVKVQRPGLKKLFDIDLQNLKLIAEYFQKSESFGTNDWVGIYEECATILYQEIDYINEAKNADKFRRDFRNISWVRVPLVYWDYSAMKVLTLEYVPGIKINKLDALAARGYNRSRIASRAIEAYLIQILKTGFFHADPHPGNLAIDVDESIIYYDFGMMGEIKTFTRTRLLDLFYSVYEKDAKKVMQNLIDLEALQPTGDLSSVRRSIQFFLDNLLSQSPDQQQTLAAIGEDLFAISQDQPFRFPSTFTFVIRAFSTLEGIGYILDPDFSFVKVAAPYAQELLDLKQKQNSGTQLVQQIRKQADDARSSTLSMPYRVQRIEEFVKELDSGDLKLRVRVLESERAARKATILQMATMYTVLGGTLLNIGVTFSNQGSQLVANGSFVGAGIFMLLVLRSMQRVNKLDKFEKMI; the protein is encoded by the exons ATGGCGGCTTTGCTAGCTTCTCAGAGCTGCTGCTATGTCAGCGAGACCGCAAGAACCACCAAAGCAATTGGTTTCAGCAGCTCTCTCGAGAACACATTCACTGTGGAGTCCACTCACTCTTTTGGCACCAAGTCCAAGAGGTTCCGTGTTGAGATGAGACAATCAGAGACTCCTTCCAAGCCTGGAATCAACGGACGTTCTGTCAAAATGGTCCCAGCCAGTGAGgttgtcaaaagaaaaaacGGTATGAACAATGTAAACAAAGTGAACGGTTCAGCTGGAAAAGTTGTTAATGGAGCGAGTTTGGTTAACATGAACGGCGCTGCGTCTTCTTCAACTTTGGTTAAGCCTCCAAAGCAAAAACCAGAATCTTTCCTTCCTCCACCTGTTGAGGGAGTTAGAGTTCTTCCTTCTGACGAAGGCTTTAGCTGGGCTGATGAGAACTACAGCTCGTTTCAACGCAGTGTTGATGTTTGGTCGTTTGTTCTTGCCCTGAGGATCCGTGTCTTGTTCGACAATGCCAAGTGGGCTTACATTGGAGGGTTCACAGAAGAGAAACag AAAAGCAGAAGAAGGGAAACAGCTTCGTGGCTGAGAGAGAGTGTGTTGCAGCTTGGTCCAACGTTTATCAAACTGGGACAGTTGTCTTCAACTAGGTCTGATTTGTTCCCACGTGAGTTCGTTGATGAGCTTTCCAAGTTGCAGGATAGAGTCCCTGCCTTTTCTCCAGAGAAGGCAAGGCGTTTCATTGAGGCCGAGCTTGGAGCTCCTATTAGTGTAATGTATAAAGAGTTTGAAGACCAACCCATAGCTGCAGCTAGCCTTGGCCAG GTACACAGAGCTGTGTTGCACAATGGAGAGAAAGTGGTTGTGAAAGTACAAAGACCTGGACTCAAGAAACTTTTCGATATTGATCTAC AAAACTTGAAGTTGATTGCTGAGTATTTCCAGAAAAGTGAATCGTTTGGTACAAACGACTGGGTTGGTATATACGAAGAATGTGCCAC AATCTTGTATCAAGAGATTGACTACATAAACGAAGCTAAGAATGCAGACAAGTTCAGAAGAGACTTCAGGAATATAAGCTGGGTTCGCGTACCG TTGGTCTATTGGGATTACTCTGCCATGAAGGTCTTGACTTTGGAGTATGTACCTGGTATCAAGATCAACAAGCTAGACGCGTTAGCTGCTCGTGGTTATAACCGTTCAAGAATAGCGTCACGAGCCATTGAAGCTTATCTTATCCAG ATACTCAAAACCGGCTTCTTTCATGCGGATCCTCACCCAGGGAATCTAGCCATTGATGTAGATGAATCAATCATCTACTATGACTTTGGCATGATGGGAGAGATCAAGACGTTTACTCGGACGAGGTTGCTTGATCTCTTCTATTCTGTGTATGAAAAAGATGCCAAAAAG GTCATGCAAAATCTTATAGATCTTGAAGCACTCCAACCCACTGGAGATCTTTCATCG GTAAGGAGATCTATTCAGTTCTTCTTGGACAATCTATTAAGCCAGTCCCCAGATCAACAACAGACTTTGGCAGCTATTGGAGAG GACTTGTTTGCAATTTCACAGGACCAGCCATTCCGTTTCCCATCAACTTTCACATTTGTCATCAGAGCATTTTCCACACTTGAGG GTATTGGTTACATCCTTGATCCAGACTTTTCCTTTGTGAAGGTTGCGGCTCCCTATGCGCAG GAACTCCTGGAtttaaaacaaaagcaaaactCGGGAACTCAACTTGTCCAACAAATAAGGAAACAGGCAGACGAT GCTAGGTCTTCTACGCTGTCAATGCCATACCGAGTGCAGCGCATAGAAGAGTTCGTTAAAGAACTTGATTCAGGCGATCTTAAACTCCGTGTCAGAGTTCTTGAG TCGGAAAGAGCAGCTCGGAAAGCGACAATACTGCAGATGGCGACAATGTACACAGTTCTTGGAGGAACTCTGCTTAACATTGGGGTTACGTTTAGCAACCAAGGAAGTCAGCTTGTTGCTAATGGATCCTTCGTTGGTGCAG GGATATTCATGTTATTGGTACTGAGATCTATGCAAAGGGTAAATAAGCTTGACAAGTTTGAGAAGATGATATGA